From the Salinimicrobium tongyeongense genome, one window contains:
- a CDS encoding carboxypeptidase-like regulatory domain-containing protein has protein sequence MKSLLSCLIFFISCTVLSQDRVQINGSVTPPVGESPKGITVVNRTAKSATVVNDNGNFTIRVTAGDTLQFSALQFQDFSVVVDKGVVQNRQLNVFLSEAVTELPEVVVSPYDLSGNVEVDVKIIPVTPTDLPTKSAAEINPYNHTFRPDSLVSPPNAAMRSGMIYSGMDFANIFRNIFTSRDVTTTLGGDDDLDEQILRLHDDEFFKEQLNISEEKIEEFIYFAADNGLTDQMLQPENEMMLIEFLVAQSQKFKQRQAGSPAED, from the coding sequence ATGAAATCATTATTATCCTGTCTTATTTTCTTTATTTCGTGCACAGTGCTGTCCCAGGACAGAGTGCAAATTAACGGAAGTGTTACGCCGCCTGTTGGGGAGAGCCCAAAAGGTATTACCGTAGTGAACCGAACTGCCAAAAGTGCCACCGTGGTCAATGACAATGGCAATTTCACTATTCGGGTAACAGCCGGGGATACTTTGCAGTTTTCGGCCCTGCAATTTCAGGATTTCTCGGTAGTGGTAGACAAAGGGGTGGTTCAAAACCGGCAGCTCAACGTTTTTCTTTCAGAAGCTGTTACCGAACTACCCGAAGTTGTGGTGAGCCCTTATGACCTTTCGGGAAATGTAGAGGTAGATGTAAAGATCATTCCTGTGACCCCAACCGATCTTCCTACAAAATCGGCCGCAGAAATTAATCCGTATAATCACACTTTTCGACCCGATTCGCTGGTTTCTCCCCCCAATGCAGCCATGCGCAGCGGAATGATTTACAGCGGGATGGACTTTGCCAATATCTTCCGGAACATTTTTACCTCCCGTGATGTGACCACAACCCTGGGCGGTGACGATGATCTTGATGAACAGATTCTAAGGCTGCATGATGATGAATTTTTCAAGGAACAGCTGAATATTTCCGAAGAAAAGATAGAAGAGTTCATATATTTTGCTGCAGATAACGGCCTTACCGACCAAATGCTGCAACCTGAGAACGAGATGATGTTAATTGAGTTCCTTGTGGCGCAAAGCCAGAAATTTAAACAGCGGCAGGCGGGTTCTCCTGCGGAAGATTAA